The Rhodothermales bacterium genome contains a region encoding:
- a CDS encoding HlyD family efflux transporter periplasmic adaptor subunit: MNKRLLLVAGAVIVIALLGLFVRFESDEVADLMVSPRLGPFRVAVTTTGELRAKNSVKIYGPSSTRQLRIFEMKILRLVPEGTVIKKGQFVAELDRSEVTSRINDANLELQKAQSQYEQAMLDTSLTLSRERDNLVNLEYAKEEARLRQEQAVYEAPSLKRQAEIDFEKAQRALEQAVENYQTQVKQGIAKMREVGAELSKNRNQFQLLTDAAQQFTIMAPENGMVVYKRDWRGQKLTTGGTVNAWDPVVAELPDLSVMESVTYVNEVDIQKLASGQKVEIGLDADPDKKLTGTVVNVANIGEQRPNSDAKVFEVAITVNESDTTLRPAMTTSNTIVVAELPEAIFIPLEAIHTSDSLNFVYARRGGRTVRQEVRLGQMNENEAVVQAGVSNEDRIFLSLPADTSGLSFVLLETGGALAAASPE, translated from the coding sequence ATGAACAAGCGACTTCTTCTCGTTGCGGGCGCTGTCATTGTGATCGCGCTCCTTGGTCTCTTTGTGAGGTTCGAGTCAGACGAAGTTGCTGACCTCATGGTGTCCCCGAGGCTCGGTCCGTTCAGAGTGGCTGTAACGACCACCGGCGAACTCCGGGCAAAGAACTCCGTGAAGATCTACGGGCCGAGCAGTACGCGCCAGCTTCGCATCTTCGAGATGAAGATCCTCCGGCTTGTCCCGGAAGGCACGGTGATCAAGAAGGGGCAGTTCGTGGCCGAGTTGGACCGCTCGGAGGTGACGAGCCGGATCAACGACGCCAATCTTGAACTGCAGAAGGCTCAGTCGCAGTACGAGCAGGCCATGCTTGATACATCGCTGACGCTGAGTCGAGAGCGCGACAATCTGGTGAATCTCGAATATGCCAAAGAGGAGGCCCGGCTACGACAGGAGCAAGCCGTGTACGAGGCTCCTTCGTTGAAACGTCAGGCAGAAATAGATTTTGAGAAAGCCCAACGAGCCCTCGAACAGGCTGTGGAGAACTATCAGACCCAGGTCAAGCAGGGAATCGCCAAGATGCGCGAGGTTGGAGCAGAGTTATCAAAAAACAGAAATCAGTTTCAACTATTGACCGATGCTGCACAACAGTTTACGATCATGGCGCCCGAGAACGGGATGGTCGTGTACAAGCGTGACTGGCGTGGGCAGAAGCTCACCACCGGGGGAACCGTCAATGCGTGGGACCCCGTTGTGGCGGAACTCCCGGATCTGTCCGTCATGGAGTCGGTGACCTACGTTAACGAGGTGGACATACAAAAGCTCGCTTCCGGTCAGAAGGTAGAGATTGGCCTCGATGCCGATCCTGACAAGAAGCTGACCGGGACGGTAGTCAACGTGGCGAATATCGGTGAACAGAGACCGAATTCGGATGCGAAAGTGTTCGAGGTGGCGATAACGGTGAACGAGTCCGATACGACGCTGCGGCCGGCCATGACTACGAGCAACACGATCGTAGTTGCGGAACTGCCGGAGGCGATCTTCATACCGCTCGAAGCGATTCACACATCCGACTCCCTGAACTTTGTCTATGCCAGGCGCGGCGGTCGAACCGTTCGTCAGGAGGTAAGACTTGGACAGATGAACGAGAACGAAGCTGTCGTCCAGGCGGGCGTATCCAACGAAGACCGGATCTTCCTTTCACTTCCGGCCGATACGTCGGGCCTCTCGTTTGTCCTGCTGGAAACAGGCGGTGCTCTTGCCGCTGCCAGTCCGGAGTAG